Below is a window of Microtus ochrogaster isolate Prairie Vole_2 chromosome 5, MicOch1.0, whole genome shotgun sequence DNA.
aactaaataaactctgcatttcttgttttttcaaCATTCTCATATAGAATTGACTTTAAAATCCTACTTGAATTGAAAAGTAAAGCAAATTTGAAAGTATGTATATGGAATAACTTATGTTATATTGTAGAAAATTTCTTTTGGGAAAATGTTTAGAGTTAATGAAGGATCATTAGAGGGACATAGTAATACCAGGAAAGCGAGAGCATTACCCTAAGAAGgcatcttctttctctcaggAGACATCACAAGGGGAAATTGCATATGGAGATCTCATAGGAAAAGCTGGAGGACCAGAAATCCCCTGAAACACTCAGCCAGAGTGGACTCCCACTCACAGTGCTCTTGCTATATGGAAGGGGAAAAgctgttattatttttgcttCTCTAGAGCCTATCTGTCTTTGCCAGACTTCAATTCTTTGTCTGTGCCAGGAAATAAGCTCAGACATCCTCCCTGAGATGATAGCTAGCACCCCAGCTACAGTTCATTTTCTTAACCAGGAAATGATAGGAAATGACTGAGATAAAATTCTTTTCATCTGCAGAATGTCACAGTTTAAATACTTTCTAGGATAATTATAATAACTTCCTACTAAGTTTAGTGTTTTCTGCTTTACATTAAGAATTCCACAAGAAACAATAAAGTATGTATATAAAAATTGAATATGGATGGTATACTATCTCAGTTACTTCTATTTACATCATGGTTAAATGCCAGACTTCGGCTCAACACAACTCAATTCCCATTGGAAGTTGAGGTTGTCCTCTGTAGAAGATGTAAAATTTAAGGAAagtccttatttttctttttttttaagatataacaGATATTGCTCAAATTGTGTTTTGAATAAGGATGTATTGAAATAAGaaaacactatttaaaaatatttaaaacactttgCAATTCCTTCAGGGGTGTGTCCACTCCTAAAAGTTTGCATTACAACTCAAAGCTAAAGAAAGTGAATTTAACTACATCACTTATCAGTCATTGGAATGCAGTTAAGACTGATACATCTTAAGAAAGAATCATTTTCTTGAATGATTTACTTCCATACTTTATTGTTTCttgtggaatttatttttaatagcaaaaaCATACTTTGCAAAATTAAAGAgaagccaagaggataactatatgtttttccgtGGGTTCacgttcttatttagcttctttaagttcaccaattgtagactttgtgacccttatttatggctagaaaccaattatgagtgagtacatcccatgttcatctttttgggtctggcttacctcactcaggatagtgttttctatttccatccatttgcatgcaaaattcgagacgtcattgttttttaccgctgagtagtactctaatgtgtatatattccacactttcttcatccattcttccattgaagggcatcttggttgtttccaggttctggctattacaaataatactgctatgaacatagttgaacaaatgcttttgtcatatgatagggcatctcttgggtatattcccaagagtggtattgctgggtccaggggtaggttgatcccaaatttcctgagaaacagaaacactgatttcaaaagtggttgcacaagattgcattcccaccagcaatggatgagggaaccccttcctccacaacctctccagcaaaagctatcattgatatttttgattttagccattctgacaggtgtaagatgatatctcaaagttgttttgatttgcatttccatgattgctaaggaggttgagcatgaccttaaggaaaaacatatagttatcctcttggctatgggaagtaaacaaaattgccggggagaaaattggaatcttgggggtggggtgggatgggggtaaggggagatggggagagaaaagtgagaaggggaggatcgggagaacttggggaaacaggatgattgggagaaaggaaggttgaataggggagcacggaagcacaattcttagttaagggagccaccttagggttggtaagagacttgaacctagagtggttCCCAGGAGCCAAGGCGATGTTCCCAGTtatttccttgggcagctgaggatagggaaccggaaatgaccctatcctacagcaatactgacgaatatcttgcatatcaccatcgAACCTTCATCttgtgatggatggagatagagacagagacccacactggagcactggactgagctcccaaggtcccaatgaggagcagaagaagggagaacatgagcaaggaagtcaggaccacgaggggtgcacccacccactgagacagtgatTTTAGCagttgggagctcaccaaggccagctggactgggactgaaaaagcatgggataaaaacagactctctgaacatggcgaacaatgagggctgatgaaaagccaaggacaatggcactgggttttgatcctacttcatgttctggctttgtgggagcctagccagtttggatattcaccttcctagacatagatgaaggggggaggaccttggactttccacagggcagggaaccctgactgctcattggactggagagggagggggagaggagtgcggggagggggagaagggtgggaggagtgggagaagggtgggaggagggggagggaaatgggaggctgggaggaggcggaaactttcttttttcttttctcaataaaaaaaaatttaagagaagcAAAACTGGAGAGATtgaaattaattaatcaatttatcattttaatctgTTTATACACTTGGAGTTTTCCAAAATTGTAATAGACCTGCTGAGTATTTCCAAACACGTTGGAAAAAGGGataattctttgttgtttgtatgtTAAGGAAAGTATAGTTACTGTGagagaaaatataattacattgatAGTGTTACAGCTGAGAGCTAAAGTGGTAATGGCAAGTTCTGATTTGTCTTTATTCTGAAAAATTGATATTTACACTTTAATGGGGAACATAATAAATTTAGACTATAGCAAAAATATTATTACTTACAGGTGGGATAAATtacataactatattttaaatgtaattaattaaGTATTCGCAGAGCAAGCTGCTGCTGGTCTGGGTTGATACTGCAAGAACATGACCAGTTGCACTCTGCTGGGAATCTGGGCAGTCAGATGTAAAACAACTGTGAGGTGTGCTTTAAGACTTAACTTTCATCACTAAGTTATCTACATGGTGAGCTTACCTAGATTCTGAAGGATTCTCTTTGTTACCATGTGTGTCTTGTAGTCCCCACCATGAAAAGCAAATAATTATTtgacagacacacattcacacacacatatttgtaattatatatatgGATGAatgtatacacattatatatacatatacacatgtgtacatatataaaatgtgtttgttaATAATACTCCTACAAAGAaattagcaaagaaaaagagggcatgaatttgagagTAAAAATGGTGGTACATGGGAATGTTTGGAGGgatgaaagaaaatgtagaaataatctaattatatcataatctcaaaaatattataaaaaataacacATGAATTGATTCATATATGCTAtgtatttctcctttctttagcCTTTGTTAAAAACACTTTACTTCTGTTTATATTGAACCTAGAAAAGTATATGTAaatattcatgtgcatatatatacatttgtacatatttagacacatatatagacacaaaCACAGGAAGACATACTTAAAACCTTATGCTTATATGAAATGGATATGTAACTTCAACCATATGTCTGTCATAGGGACTTACTTCTCTGTCTTAGCTCACTAAGGTGAAGAAGAGACTTCTCGTATTTAACCTTGGGTTCCATAGAAACCACATGCTCACtacaagaataaatatatattgacTCAATTGATCACTCTCTCTGCATACATATTTctataaaaaaaccaaaagtgtAGACCATTTCAGAATTTTTAGAACATAAATAACTTTGAGATTCTACCAATATCCTATATACTCCCACCAAAAACTATGCACAACGTGTAGCAACATGTAAGTTAATTTGAGTTTTGGCATGTAGGATATTTACATTTCATATTATATAACTTCAAATGATGTAGTTTAAAATTAACCCCAAACTAATTATGTAAACATGTTATGGAGATCATCATGGAGTTTTTCCATCAGTTcacagattcatttttttttgtcactgtcACTAGTATGCTTCATCATTAATTTACATGAGCCCTCGATAAGGGAAGGGACTTATGTATTGTGCTTTTTGTAGAAAACATGCCTTCTGAACACAGAAATCATAGTAAATATAGGCAGCTGAGCATATATCTCTCCAAGTGAGTTGGAGACTAGTGAATCATCAATATTACACACATTTTTGCGAGTAGTAGATTCACTACTGTCCAAGATAAGTGTTATATGATATATGATAATGGTAtgataaaacacagaaaaggtgGTTTGGGGTTTTCCTCACAGTGTCTTATGTATTggtctttctgtttctcaaaaaCCAATTGGAAACTCATGAGAGGAATTTCCTCCTTCATAATATGCTCGCTCTCATACTGGGAGATGTTTACAATTAGCTTGATGTCACAATTATATTAAAAGTGGTAGAATCAACTGAGAAGACAGTTTCAAGTAAAGATAGTCTAGATcaagttggcctgtgggcatagcTAGAGATCAGCTTGACTATTCTAATTGATGTGTGTGCCACTTTGGGCAGCACACACAGTTCCTTAGGTTTGGGTCCAGGACTATGGAAGAGTGAACAAAATGTGATGACTATAGAGGTATATGCGTTCAGTATTTCTCTGCTCTTATCTGTGATAATGACTAGCTGCCTctagttcctgctttgacttatCCACAATGATAACCATTGGTAACTTAAATTTGCTTTTCTTAGTATGCTTTATCAAAGAATCAGAGAGTACATAAGGACAAAAATGGCATAGTGACTTGGATAGAGCATAAGCTATAGAGAACAAATTTTATGTGAGTGGAGACTGCCATTCAGCTCAGTGTCTCAGAGTATTATTTGACATTCAGAATCAAGGAGTGCAGACATTACAAGCTTCTTGACAAATAAGTCAATTTGTGATGGTTTCCAAAGTTTCGGCAAAACTGATAAAATCAGAGTAAAACCTGATGTTGTATCCACAGTCTCATGGCTTTTGAGAACTCAAACAATGACCTAGGATTGAGGATAAAATCTTTTAATGCTCCCCAACTTCAGGGAATCACTAGCAATGAGTACAAAAGCTTCAGCCTTCACCTTGACCTAAGAAAGCATCCAAGATGAGATCTTAAGTTTCAGTGCAGTCATCAGAAAGTGATTGGCAGTGTGGGCCAAACTCTTGATATATTTGCTGATATTCACatcttgttttttaatatatttacccACCCTTATTCTTTGAAAAGCTAATAAATTCAGTCACTAATAAAGTAAAAGTACTTGTGAAAAAAGCATGAGAAATGAGTTCAAGACCCCAGTCCTCACATGAAAAGCCAGCTGTGGCTGTGTGCATATCTCCAAGATTTGGAGAGTCAGGCACCAGTCTAGCTCCATGATTAATGTGCGATTTTGTCTTAAAGACTAAGAAGAATAGTGATAGAAGTGGTTTTCCTGTGGCcttcatgcatacatgcaggcacaccaACCAAATATATAACGTGATATACCCACTTATATCTATACACACAATTTAAGAAGTAAAAAGGTTGAGGTACATGTAATTACACCATTAATTGATTTAATCTTTCTCCTTTTATGACCCTGCCACTTTGTGTTCCTCATTTATCCCCAGGCTCCATTTGTAATGGAAAATACTTACATAACTGTGGTATAagctaaatatataaaagaaaaatttgatagTTTTCCAAACTTCTTTACTGTTTGATAAAAACAGACGTTTCATATAACATTGTCCTACAGACCATAAATTATGTATTCTTTTGAAGAAAAAGTTTGACAATACTTACTATACTGTGGGAACTATACTTTAATTcaactttaaataattttccttttccaatttGTAGGGGGGGGGGGATTACAATTTTGATCATGAAACAAGCTTCTGGATAAGAGAAGATGGAATGAAATTCATAGTTGTTTCCTGGTGATCTCAAAAGATTCAGTATATAATAACATGCCTCTTTACCAATATTTAAATGATTcataatatattctaataaatGAATTTACATATATAGACAATTTGAATATCTACATGAAACCCATGAACAATATTTAGATAATGTGAGAATATTTTATTAGAGCATAAAACAGAAACTCAAAGACCACAAAATATGTGATATCTGACTTATTTACTATGAACAAATATAAATCAAAGGAACAAGGTAGAATGACATTGCACTGGTTGGTTTTTTTGCAACAGGAAAGATGTGGCAACAATATTTCCACAGTAATCTCATCTGTAATCTATTACTAATACAACATCATGAATGATACCTGACAAGTTGTAGTTTGAACATTTCCAGAATTTCTTTGTCCAGTATTCTTAGTAGAACAaactttatatttatgtataggtttaaatatattttgaaattagagTATTTTAAACTCATCATGGCATTATCTGGCCATAGCATTTTATATACCCAAAAGCTCATTTATATGTGAAATTTCACTATTTCTCTTGTGCAGGGAGATATTTCATCCAATATTTTGACACAATAATCCAAGAAATGCCACAGTGTGTTTGTCCTCCATAGGTTAACAAGAAAAACCATAGGTCATGAATCATAAAGTAACTTTTCCAGATTATTATATTAGTGAGGAGATATAGGCTGAAAATTCAAACACAGAACCGTGCAAGAATGAGACTGTTGATTTTCTTCATCTAAAGGGATAATAATACAGTAAATTAACACTCatgtaaaaaatatgaaattatacaaCATATAAATAGTGATTTTGGAGCCTGGAAAGTAGCTTggtggtaaagcacttgtctaATATGTACAAGTTCCTAGGATACATCTAAGAGTACAAACAAAGGTaattggattttttaaaagaaatgattaagGGAGATAATGCATTAAGTGTGTTacaaaatttatttgattttttgaaaaagtaataaatcttaggaaatagatttttaatattagaaataaagcaCAGAGATAAAGAAACATGCAACAAATTTCTTTATGATGAGAAATTATTGGAAGATGGGATTTTAATATTGGCTCAAGCATGAAAGAAGTAAAATCCCCATAGAGATGTTCAAGTCTGGTTAAAATATTCAATCTCTAAGGAGATAAAGGTGCGCCATAGTCTAGCATATAAATGTATTCAcctcattttctgcttttttgatgtatttattgagAAGATACTGATAAACTTTTTACCTTGATTATTTCAAGTGGAAAATGAAATGATACCCATCTGAGTTTTCTGGAGTCTCACCAAATGACATGTGTGAAAAAGTGAGCACTAATAATTTTTCTCCTGACATTTCCATAGCTAGATAGCAGTTTTATGAATTATGAGCAATGAATCAGAAGGCATTCTGgaatgtaattaatttttatttttatataatccttttaaaaatcaaaggaacTAAAGGCTCAGAGCCTAATATTACCCTTCTAGGACAACTGATGAATAATAATGATTAAGTTTTATCTCTTCAATAGGGTAAGTATTAAAATCTATTCTgggtattattttcttttttatttaagatattgGTTATCAATGtgcaaaaatgaaatatatggtaagtaaatattttacatttaatttttatcctGTAGCAAGCACTATAACATCCTTAACTGTTGTAATCATGCTGAATTAAGACTCTGAGAATCTGTTTATAATTTACAATGAAATTTCCTTTCCATTTAGCCCATGTGTCTGACTTTTACTTCACGGGGCCATTAGACATAATCCTACTCCATTTCTGTTTCAGAAACTCTTCTAGATTATGCATATATAATGGGAGATTATGGAGGATTTTTGTCAACTGTGATAAAAATTAGGTTTACAGATGGTTTAAGGTTGAGAAGAATCATAGGATCCCCTTTTTCAAACTGTGTTCAATCTTAAGATACAAGTACAGTTCCTGGAGAGATGATCAGGATGTCCAGAGACCGAGTAGTCACTCcattttttggtgtctttgtGATATACATCTCCACTGATATATCTCATATTCCTCCACATTCATGAGGTTTATTGAGACACTGGCAGTAACTTAAACTCTAGTTCTTTCAAGTTTTTATTGGAACAGATTTCTTGACATTAACATCACACAGTTCAAACTGTGGTCAGcaccaaatttttaaaatttcttccattATTAAGAGCaacctctgggattaaaggcaagatgGTAAATGGAATTCTATCCTGGTGTACTCCATGTCACCCTTCTCTCCTACTAGTTAATTAATCATATTAGCACAAAAGATATACAGACTCAGCAATGTACAgagttataaatattttcagctttATTTAACTAGATTCTACCATGGAAACTGATTGTCATTTCACTTCATGATGGTGTGAGGTGGTTTCACTGATATCAGCTTGTTCTTTGCAGATACCCCCTACTTATATCTCAACTTTGTAAGAAAAAATTTTATTGGAAGACCTGTGAGATTCTACTGTGTCTACAGATTCTTGAACAAAGAATGGCTCTGGTAAATGGTTCTTCAGTAACTGAATTCATTCTCTTGGGGTTAACAGACCAGCCGGACCTCCAAATGccccttttcttaatttttctaataACATATATGATAACTGCATTTGGAAATTTGGCTTTGATCATTTTAATTGTGTTAAATCCTTACCTTCACAAacccatgtactttttcctctttaactTGTCCTTCATAGATCTCTGTTATTCATCTTTGATCACACCCAAAATGCTAATGAACTTTATACTAGAGAAGAACATTATCTCTTACATGGGATGCATGACCCAATTCTACTTCTTTGGCTTTTTTGCCATTTCTGAATGTTATGTGCTGACAgcaatggcctatgatcgctatgtGGCTATTTGCAATCCACTCTTGTATAGTGCTGTCATGTCTCCAAAGACATGTTCCTATCTAATACTTGGTTCATACTTCATGGGACTTTCTGGTGCCATGATCCACACTGGTTGTGTCCTGAGACTAACCTTCTGTGATGCAAACACCATCGATCACTATTTCTGTGATCTTCTCCCTTTACTGCAGCTGTCTTGTACCAGTACTTATGCCAATGAGATAGAGCTATTCATTGTGACAGGAAAAGACATCATTGTGCCCACAGTCATCATCTTTACCTCTTATGGCTTCatcctctcctccatcctcaaAATAAGGTCCACTGAAGGCAGGTCTAAAGCCTTCAGCACGTGCAGTTCCCATATAATTGCTGTTTCTATGTTCTTTGGATCAAGTGCATTTATGTATCTCAAACCTTCTTCAGCTGTATCTATGGGTGAGGCAAAGTTCTCTTCCATATTTTACAGCATTGTGGTTCCTATGATGAACCCTTTAATCTACAGCTTGAGGAACAAAGATGTCAAAGTTGCCttgaaaaaaaccctaaacagAATCTTTAGTCACAATCTACTGTTTTTTTAAACACAACACAGACAGGTTTTCTAAGTATATTTTTGGTGACAGCTTTATTTCATTGTGATTTCTTAATATGGGGAGTAAAATTTGATATTGATATTGACTTGTTTGTAACTATTTTACAATAGGCTGTTTCTTTTTAGCATATACATTTTATCCAATCATTATACCTCCTTAAGAATaacatttgatatattttaatttgttaataataattatagatattaaacaaaattatGTTATAATTATACTTTATTGGCATTGCATATTTGTGATATTTATTCTTCATTGCAAGACCGATCATATTTGCTACTTGAAATAGTTACTTAATGTCACACTCTGCCTGCTGTCTTGTCTTTGTTTGTCTACTGGGTGAGAAAATTTAGATTTCTATGTTGAATATATGTACCTTTCCATACTGACTTTTGAAACACTTGCACTGCATATGAAAATACTATGTAATAAAAACCTGTGAGATGTGTaacaatttagaaatataaacctacacatttaatttttttaaaaaatatcttcagCATGTGATGGACTACTGAAGCTCAGGTAAGTCAAAAATTTACAAAATCATACGACGATCCTTAATCAACCTTCCAGTCCTTGATTTTATGCCTCTTCCTTTACCcgatatttttagttttattacaCTGAAATAAAACATAAGGTAACATGTCTTCCTTGGGGTTTTCTGTTGAGTGTTGCTATAGAATCTCTTTATTGATTGTGGTTTTGTTACATTATTATTTCCTTATGAAACAAGTTGAATACTTTTTTTTATGGGAAAAGAAGATGCCCACTGTGTTAGTGGATGCTTGACTTAAGTCAGAATCTTAGTTATCATACAAAAGAGTTCTAACCAAAATGATTCAGGTGCCTTTTAACTGAGCAAGCAGTTTTTTTGGCAGAGAATAGATTGTACAAAGTTTAtatactatgaaaaaaaaaaactctatcaGGATAAACAGTAATTTGGGGGAACAAAAGTACTGAAAACAACTTGTAAGAGCTAAATCCTAAACTAAGAAAAAGTCTAGTAACTATCctcaaaattttctattttgtaggTTTTTTATTAACTAGAAATTTTTGAATGTATTTATAACTTCTGCTGCTCcacacaataaatgtaaaaggTGCCTTATGTCATGTTTCTTGATTTTGATACCTTTACAAGTCTTCAGTTGAGCAGTGGATTCTTGGATACCATATCTGCTTTAATTGCATGCCACGTGTATCGCAACAATAAGATCAGCTCATTCAGGCACAGCAGGCAGTTGTCCCACTCTTTTTGGAACATGTGCTCCCCTAGTTTGTGTTCAATGACATTGCCTATGGTAGATCCAGTCATTAAGAGAGTATTCCATGGCTAGTTGtgttctttctactttcttttttgtatgtgtgggtcAAAAGGAAAATAACTAGGACCCATTTTGATCATGAATCTATAAGGTAAATGCAGAGGCTGCTTCCAACAGAATCATAAAGGAGACAGGAGAAGTAGGTAAAGCCACAttcacagagaacagagaaggctCTGAGGTGCTAGTGGTACTCAATTCATAGAAATTCATGGTGCCTCTAAAATAATTGCTCTACACACATGGAGGTATACATTATTAATATCTACATTTTTAAGGGTGACTAAAAGACTCCAATAAGGTACCAAATTTGGTCAGTACTCTCTATCAAGCAAACAATATATTAATTTCTAACCAAAGACACAGAATAACATTTAAGAATTTTGGAATGTTTTCCAAGTATAAATGTCTCATCTAGGTAATGACCCATTGacgaaaaaaaaataagcaatctAGATCATAACAGGGAATGaactatttttttcatatgaaattcaCATCAAATATGGGTCTGTTGAGTAAAAGAAGGTTATTATTTCATACATGATGAACTGGCTAcgtttttttttatcaacttttcacaagctagagtcatttaggaagaagaaaatttaacTGTAAAATTGCCTTCACAAGATTGCCCTGTAGACCAGCCTGCtggaacctctctctctctctctctctctctctctctctctctctcNNNNNNNNNNNNNNNNNNNNNNNNNNNNNNNNNNNNNNNNNNNNNNNNNNNNNNNN
It encodes the following:
- the LOC101999025 gene encoding olfactory receptor 145-like, producing the protein MALVNGSSVTEFILLGLTDQPDLQMPLFLIFLITYMITAFGNLALIILIVLNPYLHKPMYFFLFNLSFIDLCYSSLITPKMLMNFILEKNIISYMGCMTQFYFFGFFAISECYVLTAMAYDRYVAICNPLLYSAVMSPKTCSYLILGSYFMGLSGAMIHTGCVLRLTFCDANTIDHYFCDLLPLLQLSCTSTYANEIELFIVTGKDIIVPTVIIFTSYGFILSSILKIRSTEGRSKAFSTCSSHIIAVSMFFGSSAFMYLKPSSAVSMGEAKFSSIFYSIVVPMMNPLIYSLRNKDVKVALKKTLNRIFSHNLLFF